A single window of Plasmodium malariae genome assembly, chromosome: 8 DNA harbors:
- the PmUG01_08042700 gene encoding Ras-like G protein, putative — MKCIFEKLVRSLCYNVSIVGAANSGKSSLYNYILDELNVNNKRSSVVSNIANYSIEYNENVVKIEKKKCVFIDTIGLNEMMITKLEQWKLKEYNITYEKNNIVKNYYNTIINSDLLLFCLNPFDVRIIDIISYNIIHDIYKEHANILTVVYNAHWKEGTCRTNGIAHNDYTHNDILRNLCDIFESFKNIVFYPSTFITHDEQQQQQGRQLQQQQQQQLQLQRQEDLLFMLRHRIKEISGAIKRSGNYIRRTAEQDEATSTRATESNPQRNADQDDEEMLDLIDESLRIFQPSLTKETKNYFYKFVNLKKKEKLNDALFNSYFSEHILKKSLRRITQSSQREANEWTTENKEEENVHKNNIENGEHRMNKSGKMWQADDSIAFNNLKKEDGNRTAYDEEPNDYFYFLKKMQSNKFEERKKMIGKLKNKRIQILKNIINRDENANPYDLINLSERYIFDSENGAGVEQNEDEASRGNGNHRNETPRANEGYMNHSHVDNTDRMRQDHADNADNADNADRTKNDHTDNRNGIIPPIVELNNEMNSDKGRKRLSSRSSTPNNEINICVLGEQNCGKTTLVESILKENIINEKDVYALFGRRKYINNDMCINYKDKQIQILDSCSLKKQHKFINEDMYHNENNRVYNNIRKSSICIYIKEAKNNSIQLHKEDKKMIFYLLKEKKNILFLISKADLIITDFEKKKCEFLKIFQAAFNDIPVMFINTNNTYHIQSLLHKVVHIHNRNNSTISTSTLNLFLTQFLKLFPIPWKNKKKCHFKFIKQIRTNPVTFLIFTNLYKQIPNNYLSFFKKKLKHEFDLKYVNIQFVFKTTCENRHVRKNQRV, encoded by the coding sequence ATGAAGtgcatttttgaaaaattggTAAGGAGCCTGTGCTACAATGTAAGCATTGTGGGTGCGGCAAACAGCGGCAAGTCGTCTCTGTACAACTACATCTTGGATGAActaaatgttaataataaaagatcaTCAGTTGTAAGTAATATAGCAAATTATTCCAttgaatataatgaaaacgtagtaaaaattgaaaaaaagaaatgtgtATTTATAGATACGATTGGTTTAAATGAAATGATGATAACAAAATTGGAGCAATGGAAATTAAAAGagtataatataacatatgaaaagaataatattgtAAAGAATTACTATAACACAATTATTAATAGtgatttacttttattttgtttgaaTCCATTTGACGTAAGAATCATTGATATAATATCTTACAATATTAttcatgatatatataaagaacatGCAAACATTCTTACAGTAGTATATAATGCTCACTGGAAGGAAGGCACATGCAGAACAAATGGTATTGCACACAATGATTACACACATAACGATATTTTACGCAACCTATGTGATATATTCgaatcttttaaaaatatagtattttaTCCAAGTACTTTCATTACGCATGATGAGCAGCAGCAGCAGCAGGGGCGGCAATTGCAACAGCAACAGCAACAGCAGCTGCAGCTGCAGCGGCAGGAGGATCTATTGTTCATGCTAAGGCACAGGATAAAAGAAATTAGCGGAGCCATCAAAAGAAGCGGAAACTACATTAGAAGAACAGCTGAACAGGATGAAGCAACTAGTACACGAGCCACTGAAAGCAATCCTCAAAGAAACGCGGATCAAGATGATGAAGAGATGCTCGACTTGATAGACGAAAGTCTGCGTATATTCCAACCAAGCCTTACCAAGGAAACAAAAAACTATTTCTACAAATTTGTAAActtaaaaaagaaggaaaagtTAAACGATGCATTATTTAACAGTTACTTCAGTGAGCACATTTTGAAAAAGTCGCTAAGAAGGATTACACAATCATCACAACGAGAAGCTAACGAATGGACCACTGAGAACAAGGAGGAGGAAAATGtgcataaaaataacattgaAAACGGTGAGCATCGCATGAACAAGTCAGGAAAAATGTGGCAAGCGGATGACAGTATCGCATTTAACAACTTGAAGAAGGAGGATGGCAATCGTACTGCTTATGATGAAGAACCAAACGATTACTTCtactttttgaaaaaaatgcaaagtAACAAATTcgaagaaaggaaaaaaatgatcgggaaattaaaaaacaagaggattcaaattttgaaaaatattattaatagagACGAAAATGCCAATCCCTATGATTTGATAAATTTGAGTGAGAGGTACATATTTGATAGTGAAAATGGTGCAGGTGTTGAGCAAAATGAAGACGAGGCAAGCAGGGGGAACGGTAACCACAGAAATGAAACCCCCAGAGCAAACGAGGGTTATATGAACCACAGTCATGTAGATAATACGGATCGTATGAGACAAGACCATGCGGATAATGCGGATAATGCAGATAATGCGGATCGTACGAAGAACGACCATACGGATAACAGGAATGGGATCATTCCCCCCATTGTTGAACTAAACAACGAAATGAACAGCGACAAAGGAAGAAAGAGACTGAGCAGTCGTAGTAGCACCCcaaataacgaaataaacATATGCGTTTTAGGAGAACAGAACTGCGGAAAAACGACCCTAGTCGAATCtattttaaaggaaaatataataaacgaAAAAGATGTGTATGCATTATTTGGAAGAAGGAAATACATCAATAATGATAtgtgtataaattataaagataaacaaatacaaatattagaTAGTTGTAGCTTAAAGAAGCAGCacaaatttattaatgaagACATGTAtcataatgaaaataatagagtatataataacataagGAAAAGtagtatttgtatatatataaaagaagcaaaaaataattccatACAATTGCATAAAGAAGATAAGAAgatgatattttatttattgaaagaaaaaaaaaatatactctTTTTAATAAGCAAAGCAGATTTAATTATAACAGATTttgaaaagaagaaatgcgaatttttaaaaatattccaaGCTGCTTTTAATGATATTCCTGTTATGttcataaatacaaataacaCTTATCATATTCAATCGTTATTACATAAAGttgtacacatacataacAGGAATAATAGTACTATATCTACTAGtacattaaatttatttcttacacagtttttaaaattatttccaATTCCATggaagaataaaaagaaatgccattttaaatttataaaacaaattaggACTAACCCTGTTACTTTCCTTATCTTTACCAATTTGTATAAACAGATAcctaataattatttatccttttttaagaaaaaattaaagcacgaatttgatttaaaatatgttaacattcaatttgtttttaagaCTACATGTGAAAACAGACATGTTAGGAAAAATCAGCGCGTATGA
- the PmUG01_08043000 gene encoding conserved Plasmodium protein, unknown function has translation MFRSEAHFLMLANLRFLELQKLLLNRFQTFKNEEIRILKKDKMKEILYEWAKFLTKEKKKTNITSIPQDVLQNKKVIEILKEDIDCKWLVNKINIKTNKRDYKVEEDIQQNATNELKKIDNLHFDEYPELFYYEYPQFPYNYYDKKKMSSFYSLIKFPYNDILNISRRIKSSSSIEDEEVIRWKEHKEEVQQNYDHSIVKKQLNDNLDVTKNEDEDVLQKLPEQQGESVVNYSSSSYIYAPSEMDTSKEKYF, from the coding sequence atgttcCGATCAGAAGCTCATTTTTTGATGCTAGCTAATTTGCGATTTCTCGAACTGCAAAAGTTGCTATTGAATAGATTTCAgacatttaaaaatgaagaaataagaatattgaaaaaagataagatgaaagaaatattatatgaatggGCTAAATTTTTAacgaaagaaaagaaaaagactAATATAACAAGTATTCCGCAGGACGTgctacaaaataaaaaggttaTCGAAATATTGAAGGAGGATATTGATTGTAAATGGCTagtcaataaaataaatataaaaactaaTAAACGCGATTACAAAGTAGAAGAAGACATACAACAAAATGCCACGAatgaattgaaaaaaatagacaATCTTCACTTTGATGAATACccagaattattttattatgaatatcCTCAATTCccttataattattatgataaaaagaaGATGAGTAGTTTTTATTCCCTTATAAAATTTCCATATAATGATATCTTAAACATTTCGAGAAGAATTAAAAGTAGTAGTTCAATAGAAGATGAAGAAGTGATTAGGTGGAAGGAACATAAGGAGGAGGTACAACAGAATTATGATCATAGTATTGTTAAGAAACAGCTTAATGATAATCTTGATGTGACTAAAAATGAAGACGAAGATGTTTTGCAAAAATTACCTGAACAGCAAGGTGAAAGTGTTGTAAACTACTCGAGCAGTAGTTACATTTACGCTCCATCAGAAATGGACACATCGAAGGAGAAATATTTCTGA
- the HRD3 gene encoding ubiquitin-protein ligase, putative (unknown EC number: 6.3.2.19), translating to MKIFASFIFLFFLCVVNKLYSYNVIQNNTNFLFNAKKNPKIEKYPFEKDALNEDEFAVEANIPEQEGGRSSTLKFLFDLFKDERGVDTSFGGQNYGNGIDGSHGVSGVGSFSSISNVSNVSNVSNVSSSNSNSNSNLSISRGEGDDDGGDGKNNNEGEEERRMLFKRAMELKKGSKNVKKNVPKCISILQNLISEKRDKITSSSYYELGKIYFFGFKNYFFCHKRNIKLCLYYLEKSAELKNPAALHFLSFIYFYEFHQVGEPDENKGLTMSSGDSSSGGFSGIMNGNISGNVRRSVSKRGRGNISDKEYAKKNNIRMSIEYELIACMFNYTPALLSLAYKYLYGINIKQNYDKAKEYYKRVAETVMNSDYINIPLSELDILNGENLNMHNEINNLKNNEEDILEFLNEQIKGGDVMAMYDLGKKYKEEKNFTKAFQYINEASKKNNLLALKELGIIYLYGYGAPRDIDKSIENFSKAAEAGDVESKCYLGYIYYFIDEYKNVKLSLKYLTEAANHDYGEAFFFLAEIILDISIKKRYISDYVYKVVFKLYEHSADLGYVQAYFREAQLYEIGKGVKESCLNATLSYKFVSESTLWTNKIRQGMNYYIEKDYLKSFYTYALASYEGYEVAQSNLIYIYKNNKLENFVKREKIMLMLNLLYSQGNYRALYEIGEMYKKQKKENLSISFYKLGLKKGDLRNLLPLSAYYEKNMQNDRALRYINHYIKQRKREKEQSNTKMEMVKSLLDSSMLYFRKYKLILKNLYNSKQKKKS from the exons atgaaaatatttgcttcttttattttccttttttttttgtgtgttGTAAATAAATTGTATAGTTATAATGTTATACAGAACaacacaaattttttatttaacgcaaaaaaaaatccaaAGATTGAAAAGTACCCTTTTGAGAAGGATGCCTTGAATGAAGATGAATTTGCAGTGGAGGCAAACATACCTGAGCAAGAAGGGGGGAGAAGTAGCACTTTAAAATTTCTGTTTGATTTATTTAAAGATGAAAGAGGCGTTGATACATCATTTGGCGGACAAAATTATGGAAATGGGATAGATGGGTCGCACGGTGTTAGCGGTGTTGGCAGCTTTAGCAGTATTAGCAATGTTAGCAATGTTAGCAATGTTAGCAATGTTAGCAgcagtaatagtaacagcAATAGCAACCTCAGTATTAGTAGGGGTGAAGGGGATGATGACGGGGGAGACGGAAAAAACAATAACGAAGGTGAAGAGGAAAGAAGGATGTTATTCAAGCGTGCGATGGAACTAAAGAAGGGatcaaaaaatgtaaaaaaaaatgttccaAAATGTATAAGCATCTTACAAAACTTGATAAGTGAGAAAAGAGATAAAATTACGTCCTCCTCATACTACGAATTAGGTAAGATATACTTTTTTGGttttaagaattattttttttgtcacaaaagaaatataaaattatgtttatattatttagaaaaatcaGCTGAACTGAAAAACCCTGCTGCTTTGCACTTTTTgagttttatttatttttatgagtTTCATCAAGTGGGGGAGCCAGACGAGAATAAGGGGTTGACCATGAGTTCTGGCGATAGCTCAAGTGGAGGATTCAGTGGAATAATGAATGGAAACATTAGTGGAAATGTAAGAAGAAGCGTAAGTAAAAGAGGACGGGGTAATATCAGCGACAAGGAGTACGCAAAAAAGAACAACATAAGGATGTCTATTGAGTATGAGTTAATAGCTTGTATGTTCAACTACACTCCAGCTCTTCTAAGTTTGGCTTACAAATACTTATAtggaataaatataaaacaaaattatgataaGGCAAAAGAATATTACAAAAGGGTAGCTGAAACTGTGATGAATTCGGATTACATAAACATCCCTTTGTCCGAGCTGGATATATTGAATGGGGAAAACTTAAACATGcacaatgaaataaataatttgaaaaataatgaagaagatattttagaatttctaaatgaacaaattaaaGGAGGAGATGTCATGGCTATGTATGATCTTGgtaaaaaatacaaagaagaaaagaattttacaaaagcatttcaatatattaatgaagcttcgaaaaagaataatttgtTAGCTCTTAAAGAGTTAGGCATTATTTACTTGTACGGTTATGGAGCTCCAAGAGATATAGATAAGAGTATAGAAAACTTTTCCAAA GCAGCAGAAGCAGGGGACGTAGAGTCCAAATGTTATCTAGGTTACATCTACTACTTCATTGATGaatacaaaaatgtaaagttatccttaaaatatttaacagAAGCAGCTAATCATGATTATGGAgaagcctttttttttctagcagaaattattttagacatatcaattaaaaagagatatatatctgattatgtatataaggtTGTCTTTAAATTGTATGAACACTCAGCTGATTTGGGTTATGTTCAGGCATATTTTAGAGAAGCACAATTATACGAAATCGGCAAAGGAGTAAAGGAATCATGTTTAAATGCTACTCTTTCTTACAAATTTGTTTCTGAGAGTACACTTTGGACTAATAAGATAAGACAAG GCATGAATTACTACATCGAGAAGGACTACCTGAAATCTTTCTATACTTATGCATTGGCTTCGTATGAAGGATATGAAGTTGCTCAGAgcaatttaatttatatttataagaataataaactagaaaattttgtaaaacgagaaaaaattatgctaATGCTAAATTTGTTATACAGTCAAGGTAATTATAGAGCATTATACGAAATAGGCGAAATgtacaaaaaacaaaaaaaagaaaatttatcgATTTCTTTCTACAAGCTAGGATTAAAGAAGGGGGACCTTCGCAATTTATTACCGCTCTCTGCATACtacgaaaaaaatatgcaaaatgaTAG AGCACTGAGGTACATTAACCACTACATAAAGCAAAGGAAGCGAGAAAAGGAACAGAGTAACACCAAGATGGAGATGGTAAAGAGCCTGTTGGACAGCTCGATGTTGTACTTTCGTAAATACaagttaattttaaaaaatttgtataactcaaaacaaaaaaaaaaaagttaa
- the PmUG01_08042900 gene encoding conserved Plasmodium protein, unknown function, translated as MLFLFSFLSIFVNVENKNMKISKFKAFIIQSQNDKYGIFNIRNNSFKKIKEIQKNFKSNIFVQEQIKYALFYSILQNISRKINTFKLHLFYSLPLPSVLKYLKLSGNSLRLSVLHFIRIYKFIIYIRCLLEWLPQINPHLNPFVYIFTYTNSYVQFFHKNIPSVMGIDLSGVLSWLFLEMIESYLS; from the exons ATGCTGTTcctgttttcatttttatcaatatttgtaaatgtagaaaacaaaaacatgaaaatttcaaaatttaaagCATTTATTATACAATCACAAAACGATAAATACGGCATTTTCAATATACGTAATaatagttttaaaaaaatcaaagagatacaaaaaaatttcaagtCCAATATTTTTGTGCAGGAGCAAATAAAA tatgcccttttttattccattttacaGAATATatcaagaaaaataaatacctTTAAGTTGCATTTGTTTTATTCCCTACCCTTGCCCTCAGTTTTAaa ATACTTAAAGTTAAGTGGAAATAGCTTGAGGCTGTCCGTTTTGCATTTCATAAG aatatacaaattcataatatatataagatgcTTGTTGGAATGGCTTCCGCAAATTAATCCCCATCTAAAtccatttgtatatatttttacctaTACGAACAGCTATGTTCAGTTTTTTCAT aaaaacaTTCCTAGCGTTATGGGCATAGATTTGAGTGGAGTATTATCCTGGTTATTTCTGGAAATGATAGAAAGCTACTTGTCTTAG
- the PmUG01_08042800 gene encoding conserved Plasmodium protein, unknown function: MNHAKVQTLGCAFPRVPMEQQNNKEEHAFLENFCSLFMHEIEELKLQSDQLVIYEGKKSNELKKNGSAEGYDDGEGDNDNPVEVKDEQVEAKKGHSSSSSSSSSDDDDDGYGDGEKKSENYNYFEHGREYRKLLFLFSCIGKELFMDGHLMMEGTKKKKKKKKKFVVQKNHFVIKYEKNFFTISSENKHIYAVVATRNDDLDVVDEYYLNVYSLYQYCRERYANRLKYYYIQITNSLNDNNFITRKIIVYNLSEQLWNSEYTKEDIKKKLICVEHSKCLCFILSYSILIKEYKIFVADLVRRLNKKKGNSSSTFYILEKNVRTINMGEKKKNLTSFDEREAKKKNAHTCTIDHEENILKKKKFDIPRNKKEAMFYSRISSIFNLLKEQNIPLLKFYNLENYTRIFIYNCENMNKNNFVFFLKKFEHFRIYFINLNTLFGLYFSETEQNILNVFKKCTKIVQHSTINVCLVIDGIDIVAGDLIREKQLKDYNEKGSGNGSGNGSGNGNGNGSGNGSGNGSGNGIGNGIGGSNDKSRLLATLLLCLDSIDNSTVKKIKRIDLKRLFQREEMRVKGMEKKKIKTNHKKKMENFCLSDDSPYDSSTENNTDEHNIHKRTYAEKFLPKKKKENLSEHVTYDIKKLEKFYKEKFQLTKKKKKKKI, translated from the coding sequence ATGAACCATGCAAAAGTTCAAACTCTAGGATGCGCGTTCCCTCGAGTGCCAATGGAACAGCAGAATAACAAAGAAGAGCATGcctttttagaaaatttttgCAGTCTCTTTATGCACGAAATTGAAGAGTTAAAGCTCCAATCTGACCAGTTGGTAATATATGAAGGAAAGAAAAGCAATgaactgaaaaaaaatggctCTGCAGAGGGATATGACGATGGAGAGGGTGATAATGATAACCCGGTAGAGGTAAAAGATGAACAGGTTGAAGCGAAAAAAGGGcattcttcttcttcttcttcttcttcttctgatgatgatgatgatggtTATGGTGATGGAGAAAAGAAAAGTGAAAATTATAACTACTTCGAACATGGCCGAGAATATAGGAAACTCCTTTTCCTGTTTAGCTGCATTGGCAAGGAGTTATTTATGGATGGACATTTAATGATGGagggaacaaaaaaaaaaaaaaaaaaaaaaaaaaaatttgttgttcagaaaaatcattttgttataaaataCGAAAAGAACTTCTTTACCATTTCAAGTGAGAACAAACACATATATGCAGTTGTAGCAACACGAAATGACGACCTAGACGTAGTTgatgaatattatttaaatgtgtATTCTTTATATCAATACTGTAGGGAAAGATATGCCAATAGATTGAAGTACTACTATATACAGATAACCAACTCTTtgaatgataataatttcataacACGTAAAATAATTGTTTACAATTTGAGTGAGCAACTATGGAATTCTGAGTATACTAAAGAAGACATAAAGAAAAAGCTGATATGCGTAGAACACTCGAAatgtttatgttttattttatcctacagtatattaataaaagagtacaaaatatttgtaGCTGACCTTGTAAGGcgattaaataaaaaaaagggaaatagTAGTAGTACTTTTTACATacttgaaaaaaatgttcGTACCATAAATATgggagaaaagaaaaagaaccTAACCTCATTTGATGAAAGGGaagcaaagaaaaaaaatgcacaCACATGTACAATCGATCAtgaggaaaatatattaaaaaagaaaaagtttgATATACCACGtaacaaaaaagaagcaaTGTTTTATAGCAGAATTTCctccatttttaatttattaaaagaacaaaatatacctcttttaaaattttacaatttagaaaattatacacgtatttttatatataattgtgaAAACAtgaataagaataattttgtttttttcctcaAAAAATTTGAGCACTttcgtatatattttataaatctcAACACACTATTTGGTCTATATTTTAGTGAGACAgagcaaaatattttaaacgtTTTCAAGAAATGCACCAAAATTGTACAGCACAGTACCATTAATGTATGTCTTGTTATTGACGGCATTGACATAGTTGCTGGGGATCTAATACGAGAAAAGCAACTGAAggattataatgaaaaaggaagCGGCAATGGAAGCGGCAATGGAAGCGGCAATGGAAACGGCAATGGAAGTGGAAATGGAAGCGGCAATGGAAGTGGCAATGGTATTGGCAATGGTATTGGCGGCAGTAACGATAAGAGCAGACTGTTAGCTACACTACTGCTATGCCTTGACAGCATAGACAACAGCactgttaaaaaaataaaaaggattgACTTAAAGCGTCTATTTCAAAGAGAAGAAATGCGTGTTAAAggaatggaaaaaaagaaaattaaaacaaatcataaaaaaaaaatggaaaatttcTGTTTATCAGATGATAGTCCTTACGACAGCAGCACAGAAAATAACACAGATGAACATAATATTCACAAAAGAACATACgcagaaaaatttttaccaaaaaaaaaaaaagaaaatttatcaGAACATGTAacatatgatataaaaaaattagaaaaattttacaaagaaaaatttcaattaacaaaaaaaaaaaaaaaaaaaaaaatttga